The DNA sequence CTTCTCGTAGACGCCGTGGGCGTCCCCGGTCGCGAGCAGGATCCTGCGCAGCCCGTGGGCCGCCAGGTGATCGCGTATGCCCGCGGCGAGGGCGGTGCCCAGGCCGGTGCCGCGCACCGAGCGGTCCACGTAGACGTCGCAGAGCCAGGCGAAGGTGGCCCGGTCGGTCACCACGCGCGCGTACGCCACCTGGTCGCCCGACGCGGTCTCGTACACGCCGAAGTTGAGGGAGCCCGCGATCGCGGCGTCCTGCTTGGCGCGGGGGCGGCCGAGGGCCCAGTAGGCGTCGGTGGACAGCCAGTGGTGGACGCGGCCTGCGTCGATGCGGGCGGGGTCGGTGGACAGCTCGTACCCGTCGGGCAGCGCGTGGTTCGTGTCGGTCATGCCGTCACCTCATCACAGGCCACTGACAGCCGCCGGACGCCTTCGGCGATCTCCGCCGTGCCCGCGAGCGCGGCGAAGCCGATGCGGATGTGCCCTGCCGGGGGCTCCGCAGCGAAGTACGGGCGGCCGGGGGCGACCGCGACCCCGGCGCGCAACGCGGCCGCCGCCAGGGCGAGTTCGTCGGTGCCGTCGGGAAGGCGCAGCCACAGGTGGTAGCCGCCCGCGGGGACGTGCGGCAGGGCGAGCGCGGGCAGGCGCAGCCGCAGCGCGGCCACCAGCGCGTCCCTGCGCTCCTTCAACTCCCCCGCCACGGAGCGCAGATGGCGGGGCCAGGCCGGGGAGCCGACGAGTTCGAGCGCGGCCTCCTGGAGGGGCCTGGGCACGAAGAAGTGGTCGACGACCTGGATGGTGCGCAGCCGTTCCAGGACGGGCCCGCGCGCGACGAGGGCGCTGACCCGGAAGCTCGGCGAGGTGGCCTTGGTGAGCGAGCACACGTGCACGACCACGCCGTCCCGGTCATCGGACGCCAGGGGCCTCGGCAGCGGCCCCGCGTCCTCGTGGACGAGGCGGCGCACGAAGTCGTCCTCGACGACGAACGCCCCGGCGGCGCGGGCGATGCGCAGCACCTCGGGGCGGCGCTCGGCGGACAGCACGGCGCCGGTGGGGTTCTGGAACAGCGGCTGGCAGACGAACACGCGCGCCCCGGTCGCCTCGAACGCGGCGGCGAGCAGCTCGGGGCGCACCCCGTCGGTGTCCACCGGCACCGGCACCGGGCGCAGCCCGGCGGCCCGCGCGATGGCGAGCAGACCGGGGTACGTGGGCGATTCGATGAGCACCGGCGCGCCGGGCGGGGCGAGCGCCCGCAGCGCGGTCGTCAGGGCGCTCTGCCCGCCCGCGGTGATCAGGACCTCGGCCGCGGTGATCGCGCCGCCGATGCCGCGCGCGAACCACTCGCGCAGCTCGGGCAGGCCGTCGACCGGGGGCCGCTCCCAGGCGCCGGGCCGCCGCCCGGCCCGCGCGAGGGCGGCGGCCATCGCGCGCTCGGGCTGGAGCGAGGGGTGCAGATAGCCGCCGTTGAACTCGATGACGCCCGGGCCCGGCGCGGCGAGCGTGGCGAGCACCCCGGAGGCGTCCACCGAGCGCGGCACCACGTCGGCGGTGGCGTCGGCGCTCAGGGACACCTCCTGCCACGAGGTGTCACCCACCGGGACGGCGGTGCCCGGCGCGTGCGCGCGGAAGGCACCGGCGCCGGGCCGGGTGACGACCAGGCCCTCCGCGGCGAGCTGTGCGAGGGCGCGCGACACGGTCACCGGGCTCACCCGGAACCGCTCGACCAGGGCCCGGCTGGAGGGCAGCTTTCCACCTGGAGAGTAGCGGTCCAGCTCATTTCGCAGCTGATACGCCAACTCACCCACACTGCTACGCTGTTGCATGAGAGCACAGGATAGCGCTACTGAACAGCGGCGGATAGCGGTCCCGCGAGTCCCCCAGGCCGTCCCCTCCTCCCGCCGCGTCGGCACCCTCCAGGCCGCCCTCGGCGTCACCGCGTTCTCGCTCACGTTCCCCGCCACCGCCTGGGGCCTCGAAGGCATCGGCCCCTGGAGCTTCGTCGCCCTGCGCTGCGTGCTGAGCGCCCTCGTCGCGGGCGGCTGTCTGCTGGCGCTGCGCGTGCCGCCGCCCCGGCGCGCCGACTGGCCGGGGCTCGCCGTCGTCGCGGGCGGCACGGTGGTGGGTTTCCCCCTGCTCACGACGCTCGCCCTGCAGACGTCGAGCACCGCGCACGCGGCCGTCGTCGTCGGTCTGCTGCCGCTGACGACGGCCGTGTTCTCCGTACTGCGCACCGGCGCCAGGCCCTCGCGCGCCTTCTGGGCGGCGGCGCTCGCGGGCGCCGCCGCCGTGGTCGCGTTCACGGTCCAGCAGAGCGGCGGCGCGCTGACGACCGCCGACCTCTATCTGTTCGGCGCGCTCGTGGTGTGCGCCGCCGGCTACACCGAGGGCGGCCGCCTCGCCCGGCACATGCCCGGCTGGCAGGTCATCGGCTGGGCCCTCGTCCCGTGCCTGCCGCTCGGCGTCCTCTGGGCGGCGCTCGCCCTGCCGCACGAGGCGTTCCGGCTCACCGGGCACAGCACGGCGGGCCTGCTGTACTCGGCGATCGGCTCGCAGTTCCTCGGCCTGCTGGTCTGGTACCGGGGCATGGCCGCGATCGGCATCCCCAAGGCCAGCCAGCTCCAGCTCGCCCAGCCGCTGCTCACCCTGGTCTGGTCGGTGTTCCTGCTCGGCGAGACGCTGACCCCCGCCGCGCCGCTCACGGCCGCCGCCGTCCTGGTGTGCATCGCCGCCACCCAACGCGCGCGCGGGTAGGCGCCAACCGAGGCCACCGGTCGTACACTGTCCGCCACGCACCGCCACCAACAGCGACGCGGACGAGGAGGTCACTCCCCATGCAAGCATCCGTGGGCGACCGGCTGCTGATCCACGGCAGGATCGTCGGACAGCACGACCGGACTGCGGAAGTCATCGAGGTCCTCGGAGCGAACGGCGGCCCGCCGTACCGCGTCCGGTTCGAGGACGGTCACGAGACAGTGATGTCCCCGGGCCCCGACACCGTCGTGCGCCCCTTCGCCACCAACGACTAGGCGCCGCCCCGGCCGCGGACGCTACGGTGCCGGGTACGTGTAGTGGTCGTCGACAACGCGCTGCATCGCGCCGATCCTGTCGGCGGCCACGTGCTTCGCCGAGTAGAACACGTGCCCGCGCACCCGCGGGAAGCCCTTCGCGTACGTGAGGTGGCGGGACAGCTCGGTCGGGTCCTGCCAGGGCGCGGGCTGCGCCGGGTCACCCGCCTTGTACAGCGCCTCGCCCACGTACAGGCGCACGCCCGTCCCCCGGGCCACCTCGTCCCACCAGGGCACCAGCTTCGCGTAGTCGGCGGCGGGCAGGCCGATGTGCCAGTAGAGCTGCGGACAGATGTAGTCCAGCCAGCGCTTGCGCACCCAGCCGCGGGTGTCCGCGTACAGGTCGTCGTAGGTCTGTACGCCCGCCCGCGTGTCCGATCCTGTCGGGTCGGTGGCCGCGTTGCGCCAGACCCCGAAGGGGCTGATCCCGAACTGCGTGCCCGGCCGGGTCTTCTTGATGCGGGTGCCCATCTCGCGCACGAGGCGGTCGATGTTGTCCCGCCGCCACGAGGCCCGGTCGGGGAAGGCGCCGCCGTAGCGCGCGAAGGCGTCGTCGTCGTCGAAGACCTGGCCCGCCACCGGGTACGGGTAGAAGTAGTCGTCCCAGTGCACGGCGTCCAGGCGGTAGCGGCGCACGGCGTCGAGCATGGCCTGCTGCACGAACCGTCTGACCTCGGGCAGACCGGGGTTGTAGAACAGCTTCCCGCCGTAGGGCACCACCCACTCGGGGTGCACGCGCGCGGGGTGGCCCGGCACGAGCCGGGAGGGATCGGCGTGCATGGCGATCCGGAACGGGTTGAACCAGGCGTGCAGCTCCAGGCCGCGGTAGTGCGCCTCGCGCACGGCGGTGCCCAGCGGGTCCCAGCCCGGGTCCTTGCCCTGCGTGCCCGTGAGGTACTCCGACCAGGGCTCGTAGGTCGACGGCCAGAACGCGTCGGCGGTCGGTCGCACCTGGAGGACCACCGCGTTGAGGCGGCGGCGCACGGCCTCGTCGAGGTGGGCGATCAGCTCCGCGCGCTGCTGGTCCGGCGACAGGCCCGGCTTGGAGGGCCAGTCGATGTTCACCACCGTCGCCACCCACATGCCCCGCATCTCGCGCCCCCGGTGTCTGGAGCCCGCACCCGCCGCCGCGTCCCCGCCTTTCGCGAGCCCCGCGGCCACCGATGCCGCCGCCACGGTGAAGGCCCGACGTGACATACGCCTCATGTTCCCGTCCCCTGATTCTCGAAATCCCCGGACAAGCCCTGGCCGTTCGGGGACAGCATGCCCGACCCGGGCGGCCGCGCACCGCGACGCGCGGAGTAACGTTCACCGGCGAGGCAGGGACCGGCATCACACGGGGGACCTGCCGCCCCTGTAGATGAGCGAAAGGCACGAGGTGACCGACTCTATGGCCGACATTGCGCGCGTCGGAGTGGTGGGCTGTGGCCAGATGGGCGCCGGGATCGCAGAGGTCTGCGCCCGCTCCGGCCTGGACGTGAAGGTCGCGGAGACCACCGGAGAGGCCCTGGAGATCGGCCGCACGCGGCTGTACAACTCCCTGTCCAAGGCGGCCGAGCGCGGCAAGCTCTCGGAGGAGGAGCGGGACGAGACGATCGCGCGGCTCAGCTTCACCACGGACCTCGGCGAATTCGCCGACCGCGACCTCGTCATCGAGGCCGTCGTGGAGAACGAGCAGGTCAAGACCGAGATCTTCCAGGTGCTCGACCAGGTGGTGACGCGCCAGGACGCGATCCTCGCCTCCAACACCTCCTCCATCCCGCTGGTGAAGCTGGCCGTGGCCACGTCGCGGCCCGACCAGGTCATCGGCATCCACTTCTTCAACCCCGCCCCCGTGCAGCAGCTCGTCGAGCTGATTCCGGCCCTGACCACGTCGGAGGGCACGCTCAGCCGGGCGCAGCTGTTCACGGAGAAGGTGCTCGGCAAGCACGCCATCCGCGCCCAGGACCGCTCCGGGTTCGTGGTGAACGCGCTCCTCATCCCGTATCTGCTCTCCGCGATCCGGATGTTCGAGTCGGGCATCGCCAGCCGCGAGGACATCGACAACGGCATGGAGATGGGCTGCGCCCACCCGATGGGCCCGCTCAAGCTGGCCGACCTCATCGGCCTCGACACGGTGGCGTCCGTCGCCGACTCCATGTACGCCGAGTACAAGGAGCCCCTGTACGCCGCTCCCCCGCTGCTCCAGCGCATGGTCGACGCGGGCCGTCTGGGCCGCAAGTCGGGTTCGGGCTTCTACACGTACGGCTGACGCGCGCGCGGCCGGGCACGCGCAGGGATATGGATGGGTGTGCTCCGGTAGCCGCTACGCTGTGTGGCTGAATTCAAGTCAGTTTCCGGCCAGTTCACGGGCCCGGCACTCGCCGAGTGCCGGGCCCGTGTCGTTCACACACCGTGTGCGCGACGGGCTCGCATATGCCCTGCGCACACTCTCCCGCCCCGACCACCAGGCGAGTTGACTTTCCGCTGCGCACAGGGGGGATGCGACCCACTACCGAGAGGAGCGGACTCGTGACCACCGACCCCGAGCGTCCCGTGGTCCCGGAAGAACTCGCAGAGTTACGTCGGAGCCTGGACGTGGGTCTCGCCCGCGTCGACGGACAGCTCGCGTTACTCACCCAGCGCGACGTACAGCACACCAAGGACCAGGACGACCTGTCCGTGCGGATCGCGGCCCTGGAACACACCCGCTGGCCACTGCCGGCCCTCGCCGCGCTCACCGCGGTCGGTGCGCTCGCCGTGGCGGTCTGGCAGGCCATCGGACACTGACCCAGGGCCGCGTCCGAGCGGTCAGCGCGCGTCCTCGCCGAGGCGCAGATGGTGCAGCAGGAGGAGCGCCGCCGCCATGTTGGCGGCCGGGACCTCACCGCGCGCCACCATGTCGGGAACGAGCTTGAGCGGCACCCACTCGCGTCGGTCCGACTCGAAGTCGTCCTCGGGGTGGCCGATGTAGGTCCCCTCGTCCGACCAGTAGATGTGGTGCCGGGCGTCCGTGAGCCCGTTGGACGGCTCGACGCTCATCAGGTGTCGCAAGGGTCCCGGCCGCCAGCCGGTCTCCTCCTCCATCTCACGCGCCGCCGCGCAGGCGATGTCCTCTCCGTCCTCCACCACCCCGGCCGCGAGCTCCCAGCCCCAGCTGTCGGTGATGAAGCGGTGCCGCCACAGGAGCAGCACCTCGTTGGCCTCGTTGACCACCGTGGCGATCGCCACCGGGCGGAGCCGTATCAGGAAGTGGTCGAGGTGCCGGCCGTTCGGCAGCTCGACATCTGCGAGATTGACGGTGAACCATCGGTTTCCATACACAGTCTGTTCGCTCTGCTTCGTCCACTGCACGGTTCTGCCACCTTCCGCCGAGTAGATGGCAATATCGCAGCAGGAGGGTGTGAGAGCACTCGGCGCACGGCGGAGCGACGTAGCACGTGTCAGGCGTCGTTCCGCACCCCTTCCGCCGGGGTCACGGCGTCACAGAGAACCGCGCCTCGCTGCGCCCCCGCTCCTCACAGCGGTACCCGCAGCGCTCCGTCGATCAGCTCGGCGGCCTCCGCCGTGCCCGCGCAGTCGCTGCGGACCAGGTACTCGCGCACCGCCCGCAGCCGGTCGCGCAGCCGCTGGGACTCCATCCCGCGCGCCTGCTCGGCCATCTCCACCGCCGTGGCCACCGCCTCGTCGGTGTTCCCCTGGCGCAGCTCGATCTGGCTGAGCATGGCGAGCCGGTGCACCCGGCCCCGGTCGTGCGCCGGGGTGTCCACCGCGGCGGCCGCGTGTTCGCGCGCCGCCGCGAGATCGCCGAGGCTGAGCAGCGCCTCCGCCACCTGTACGTTCACCAGGCCCGGCTGGACATAGCCCGTCTCGTCCGGCTCCCGGCCGCGCCGGATGCGGTCGGCGGCGACCTCGGCACGCCGGATGCACGACAGCGCGCTGCTGCCGTCGCCCAGGTGCGCGTACGCCTTGGCCTGCATCGCGTAGAGGTCGGAGGCGAGCGCGGGCGTGATGTCCCGGCCCGCGGCGCGCAGCGCGGCCTCCGCGAAGGCCACCGCCTGGCGGAACTCGCGCATGAACAGGGACTGGTTGACGAGCAGCGCGATCACATACGCGCCGAGCCCCCGGTCCCCGCTCGCCTTCGCCAGGCGCAGCGCCTGGTGGAAGTAGCGCTGGGCGAGACCGTGCGCGTCCGAGTCGTAGGCACAGATGCCCGCTATCGCCACCAGGCCGCCGGTCGCGCGGTGCAACTGGCGCCCCATCGCGTCGGTGTAGCTGCCGCGGAGCAGCGGCGCCGCCTCCGCGTTGAGGAAGCCGACGATGCGGCTGCGGGTCGCGATGCCGCCGGTCTTGCGGTACATCTGCTCGTAGTGCGCTCGGCCCGCGCGCAGCATCTCCAGGTCCGCCATGCTCACCGGGTGCCGGCCACCGCGCGAGACGTCGGTGTCCTCCGGCGGGTTCTCCCACTCCCACACCGGCATCACGGCGGGCGTCCCGGTCACCGCGGGCGCGCCGAGCAGATGCGGGCGCTGCTGCTCGTCCGACCGCCACAGCGCCGTCGCCCGCTCGACGAACCCGGAGAGCGTGGAGGCCATCGAGCCGCCGCGGACGGCCGGGCCGCCGGGCACGCCGAGGCCGATGTCGTCGAGCGTGACGGTGCGCTGCAGCCGCGCCGCGAGCACCTCGCAGATCAGGTCGGGCACCTGGCCGCGCGGGCGCTGGCCCTTCAACCAGCGGGCCACGGCGGTGTGTTCGTATCTCAGCGCGAGGCCGCGGGCCTTGCCCGCCTGGTTCACATGTGCGGCCAGGCCCGCGTGCGAGATGCCGGCTTCGTCGAGGATCGCGTCGAGCAGGGTGTTGGGCTGCATGAATGCCCTCCGGTGGCTCGGTCCGCCCAGCGTAGTGGAGCGCCCTTCACACGGGGTGTGAACGGAGTGCTCGCATCCGGGGGGTACGCGCTCTGCCGCACGGGGCACGCGGTCGGTTGACTGAGGGACCTCACCAGGAGGCGGCCGGGCCGTCGGCTCCCCCCTCACTCAGCGCGACGGCCCCTCGTCGGCGCCGTCCGTACGTCCGTCGTCTGCCCGGCAGTTCCACGACGGCGCGGACGGCGCGGGCCGCACCACACCGGGCGGTGTTCAGCTCATGGTGCGGGCGCACCGCCCGGTCTCCGTCTGCTGTCGGGGGACCCTCTTGCGGTCGTTGCGCAGGACGAGCAGCGCCGCGTCGTCGGACGGGAGGCGGCCGATGTGCCGCAGGAGCCTCGCGTACACGGCCTGGATCACCTGCTGCGGCGACACCGGCTGGGCCCTCGCGGCCTCGCCGAGCACGGCCTGCAGCGGGAAGAACCGCCCCGAGCCGTCGCGCGCGTCCGCCACCCCGTCCGTGTGCAGCACCAGGGCGTCGCCGGGCAGCAGCCTGCCGCAGTGCTGCACGGGGAGTTCGGCGGGCAGCGGGAAGGGGCCGAGCGGCGGCAGCGGTTCGCCGCCGGGCATCTCCTGGGCGCGGCCGCGCAGCCGGTACGGCCACGGATGGCCGCAGTTGAGCGCCCACACCTCGCCGTCCTGGCTGATCTCCACCAGGAGGACGGTCACGAACTCCTCGGCGACCGGGTTGTCCGGCGCCGCGGCGCCGCTCGCCGGATGCTCGGTGCGGGAGCGCTCCCGCAAGTGCCGGGCCAGGGCCCGCTCCAGGCGCCGCAGCACCTGCGGCAGTTCGGGCTCGTCGTGGGCGGCCTCGCGGAAGCTGCCGAGCACGGCGGCGACGGTGCCGATCGCGGCGAGGCCGTGGCCGCGCACGTCGCCCATGACGACGCGCACGCCGTGGTCGGTGGCCGCGACCTCGTACAGATCGCCGCCGACGGAGGCGCCGTGCGACGCGGAGAGGCGGCCCGCGGCCAGGGCGAGCCCTTCGATGCGCGGCGGCAGCGGCCGCAGCAGGACGTTCTGCGCGGCGCCCGCGACCTCGCGGATCTGCCGCAACTCCCGGATCAGCGCGTGCCGCACATGGAATATGAGCCCCGTGCCGACGGCGAAGAAGACGGCGCTGGTGACGATGCGCGCCCCCAGACCGTGCTGCTGCGCGAGCGGACAGGCCAGTTTGTACGTGATGGCGACGGCGCCCCACACCGCCGGCAGGCCGAGCGTGAGCACCCGCCGCAGCCCACGGCGGCACGGCCGCTCGAACGTCGCCGACGGACGCTCGTCGCATCCGTCCCCCGGCCCGCGGGCCCGCAGCCGCGGTCCGCGCCGGGTTCCCGCGCCGCGGCGGGGCGTACGAGGCTTGGTACGGATCATGCCGACGGCCCCCCTAAGGCCCCGGTTCAGCGTGCGGGCCGCGTACGGGACCGGCCCCTGCGGCCGGATTGATTCTGTCGACCGGGTGGCCGGATCGGGTCAGATCAACGGCAGTTGTCACTCAAACGAGTGAGCGGCACTCCGGCGGTGCCCCGACACGCCGGAGGGGGCGCATCCGCTCTCGCGGACACGCCCCCTCAGCAGCGCTTTTGTGCGCCGGGCCGGTGCTAGGCCCCGCGCAGCACCGCGCCGGTCGTCTCGGCGGCGCGCGCCACCGCGGCGTCGCGGGCGGCCGAGGCCTCCTCGACCGTCAGCGTGCGGTCGGGAGCGCGGAAGCGCAGCGCGTACGCGAGCGACTTCTTGCCCTCGCCCAGCTGCTCGCCGGTGAAGACGTCGAACAGACGGATGTCCTCGAGGAGTTCACCCGCGCCGTCGCGCAGGAACGCCTCGACGACGGCCGCGGGGACGTCCTGGTCGACGACGAGCGCGACGTCCTGCGTGGCCACCGGGAAGGACGAGACGCGCGGCGCCCGGAGCGCGCCCTCGCCCGCCTTCTGGAGCAGATCCAGGTTCAGCTCCATCGCGCAGGTACGGGCGGGCAGGCCGAGCGTCTTGGTGACGCGCGGGTGCAGCTCACCGGCGTGGCCGATGGGGACGATGTTGCCCTCCACGCCCTCGGGGACGTCCGCGTCCTCCAGGTACACGGACAGCTCAGCGCAGCGGCCCGGGTGCCAGGGGCCGTACTGGCCCTGCTGGACGATGAGTTCGGCACCGGCCTCGCGGGCCAGGGCGCGCGCCGCCTCGACGGCGTCGGCCCAGTCGGCCGGGCGGCCCTTGCCCCACCAGCCGGACCGCTCGCGGGCGCCCGCGAGCACGACCGCGGCGTGCCGCGGCTGCTCGGGCAGGGCGCTGTTGAGCTCGGCGATCTCCTCGTCCGTGGGACGCCGGTCGACGGGCAGGCGCCCGGGGACGGGCGCGCCCTCCACCGGGTGGAAGACCAGGCCGGTCTCGAAGAGGGCCAGGTCGTGGCTGCCGCGGCCGTCGTTGCGGCGCAGCGCGGTGAGGAGGCCGGGCAGCAGCGTCGTACGGAGCGCGGGCTCCTCGTCCGAGAGCGGGTTGACGAGCCTCACGACGCGGCGGTTCGGGTCGTCGGCGTCCAGGCCGAGCTGGTCGAAGACCTGCTCGCTCACGAACGGGTAGTTCGGCGCCTCGACGTAACCGGCGCCCGCGAGCACGCGCCCGGCACGGCGGTGCAGCCGCTGCCGCTCGGTCAGGCCGCGCCCGGCCGGGGGCCGCGGCAGCGTGGAGGGCAGGTTCTCGTAGCCCTCCAGCCGGATGACCTCCTCGGCGAGGTCGTTGACCTCGGCGAGGTCGGGGCGCCACGACGGCACGGTGACGGTCAGGGTGTCCTGGCCGTACACGTCGCAGCCGACCTGCTGGAGGCGGCGCACGACCGTCTCGCGGCCGTACGCGACACCGGCGACGCGGTCCGGGTGGTCGGCGGGCATCGTGATGGTGTGCGGCGCGGAGGGCGCGATGACCTCGGTGACGCCCGCCTCCGCGGTACCGCCCGCGAGCAGCACGAGCAGGTCGACGGTCCGCTGCGCGGCCGCGGACGCGGCCTGCGGGTCGACGCCCCGCTCGAAGCGCCGGGCCGCCTCGGAGGACAGCTTGTGGCGGCGCGCGGTGCGGGCCACGGTGACCGGGTCGAAGTGCGCGGCCTCGATGACGACGTCGGTGGTGACACCGTCGATGTCGTCGTGGTCGGCGATCTCCGTGTTGGCGCCGCCCATGACGCCCGCGAGGCCGATGGGGCCGCGCTCGTCGATGATCACCAGGTCCTCGGCGTCCAGGACGCGCTGGGTGCCGTCGAGGGTGGTGAACTTCTCGCCCTGCTCGGCGCGGCGGACACCGATGGTGCCCTGGACGCGGGAGCGGTCGTAGGCGTGCAGCGGCTGGCCGAGCTCCAGCATCACGTAGTTGGTGACGTCGACGGCCAGCGAGATCGGGCGCATGCCCGCCTTCTGCAGGCGGCGCTGGAGCCAGATCGGCGAGCGGGCGTCGGGGCGCAGCCCGGTGACGGTGCGCGCGGTGAAGCGGTCGCAGCCGACCGGGTCGCTGATCTGCACCGGGTAGCCGAACGAGTTCGGGGCCGGGACGTCGAGCAGCGCCGGGTCGCGCAGCGGCAGGCCGTACGCGGTGGCCGTCTCGCGGGCGACGCCGCGCAGGGACAGGCAGTAGCCGCGGTCGGGCGTGACGGCGATGTCCAGGACCTCGTCGACGAGTTCGAGCAGCTCGATGGCGTCGGTGCCGGCCTCGTGCTCGGGCGGGAGCACGATGATGCCGCCGCTGCCGTCGTCGCCCATGCCCAGCTCGTCGCCGGAGCAGATCATGCCGTGCGAGGTCTTGCCGTACGTCTTGCGCGCGGCGATCGCGAAGTCGCCGGGCAGCACGGCGCCGGGCAGGACCACGACGACCTTGTCGCCCACGGCGAAGTTGCGGGCGCCGCAGACGATCTCCTGCGGCTCGCCCGTGCCGTTGGCCTGACCGACGTCCACGGTGCAGAAGCGGATGGGCTTCTTGAAGCCCTCCAGCTCCTCGATGGTGAGGACCTTGCCGACGACGAGGGGGCCCTTGAGGCCCGCGCCGAGCTGTTCCACGGACTCGACTTCGAGGCCCGCGGCGATCAGCTTGGCCTGCACGTCACGGCCGGTCTCGGTGGCGGGGAGGTCGACGTACTCCCGCAGCCAGGAAAGCGGGATGCGCATCAGATCTCCGTCCCGAACGGCCGGGTGAAGCGGACGTCACCCTCGACCATGTCTCGCATGTCTTCGACGTTGTGGCGGAACATCAGCATCCGCTCGATGCCGAACCCGAAGGCGAATCCGCTGTACTTCTCGGGGTCCACACCACAGGCGGCCAGCACCTTGGGGTTGACCATGCCGCAGCCGCCGAGCTCGATCCAGCCCTCGGAGGAGCAGGTGCGGCAGGGGCGGTCCGGGTTGCCCACGGACTCGCCGCGGCACACGTAGCACACCATGTCCATCTCGGCGGACGGCTCGGTGAAGGGGAAGAAGTTCGGCCGGAGCCGGGTCTTCATGCCCTCGCCGCCGAACAGCGCCTGCACCATGTGGTCCAGGGTGCCCTTGAGGTCCGCCATGGTCAGGCCCTCGTCCACGGCGAGCAGCTCGACCTGGTGGAAGACCGGGGTGTGGGTCGCGTCCAGCTCGTCGGTGCGGTACACGCGGCCGGGGCAGATCACGTAGACCGGCGGCTCGCGGTCGATGAGCGAGCGGATCTGCACGGGCGAGGTGTGCGTGCGCAGGACCACACCGGAGTCGGCAGAGCCGTCGGCGCCTTCGACGAAGAAGGTGTCCTGCTCACCGCGCGCCGGGTGGTCCGGGCCGATGTTCAGGGCGTCGAAGTTGAACCACTCGGTCTCGACCTCGGGGCCCTCGGCGACCGCGTAGCCCATGGCGACGAAGATGTCCTCGATGCGCTCGGACAGCGTGGTCAGCGGGTGCCGGGCACCGGCCGCGACGCGGTCGTAGGGCAGCGTGACGTCCACCGCCTCCTCGACCAGGACGCGGGCGTCGCGCTCGGCCTCGAGCTCGGTCTGGCGGGCGGCGAGCGCCTTGTTCACGGCGCCGCGGGCCATGCCCACGCGCTTGCCCGCCTCGGCCTTGGCCTGCGGGGGCAGCGCGCCGATCTCGCGGTTGGCGAGGGCGAGCGGCGAGGTGCCGCCGCAGTGCGCGCTCTTCGCCTCCTGGAGCTGGTCGAGGTCGGCGGCGGCCGCGAAGGCGGCGAGCGCCTCGTCCCGCACGCGCTCGATCTCTTCAGGTTTCAGTGCCTCGACCTCGACAGGGTCGTACGACT is a window from the Streptomyces spectabilis genome containing:
- the pheT gene encoding phenylalanine--tRNA ligase subunit beta, which produces MRIPLSWLREYVDLPATETGRDVQAKLIAAGLEVESVEQLGAGLKGPLVVGKVLTIEELEGFKKPIRFCTVDVGQANGTGEPQEIVCGARNFAVGDKVVVVLPGAVLPGDFAIAARKTYGKTSHGMICSGDELGMGDDGSGGIIVLPPEHEAGTDAIELLELVDEVLDIAVTPDRGYCLSLRGVARETATAYGLPLRDPALLDVPAPNSFGYPVQISDPVGCDRFTARTVTGLRPDARSPIWLQRRLQKAGMRPISLAVDVTNYVMLELGQPLHAYDRSRVQGTIGVRRAEQGEKFTTLDGTQRVLDAEDLVIIDERGPIGLAGVMGGANTEIADHDDIDGVTTDVVIEAAHFDPVTVARTARRHKLSSEAARRFERGVDPQAASAAAQRTVDLLVLLAGGTAEAGVTEVIAPSAPHTITMPADHPDRVAGVAYGRETVVRRLQQVGCDVYGQDTLTVTVPSWRPDLAEVNDLAEEVIRLEGYENLPSTLPRPPAGRGLTERQRLHRRAGRVLAGAGYVEAPNYPFVSEQVFDQLGLDADDPNRRVVRLVNPLSDEEPALRTTLLPGLLTALRRNDGRGSHDLALFETGLVFHPVEGAPVPGRLPVDRRPTDEEIAELNSALPEQPRHAAVVLAGARERSGWWGKGRPADWADAVEAARALAREAGAELIVQQGQYGPWHPGRCAELSVYLEDADVPEGVEGNIVPIGHAGELHPRVTKTLGLPARTCAMELNLDLLQKAGEGALRAPRVSSFPVATQDVALVVDQDVPAAVVEAFLRDGAGELLEDIRLFDVFTGEQLGEGKKSLAYALRFRAPDRTLTVEEASAARDAAVARAAETTGAVLRGA
- the pheS gene encoding phenylalanine--tRNA ligase subunit alpha, translated to MSAPNKSYDPVEVEALKPEEIERVRDEALAAFAAAADLDQLQEAKSAHCGGTSPLALANREIGALPPQAKAEAGKRVGMARGAVNKALAARQTELEAERDARVLVEEAVDVTLPYDRVAAGARHPLTTLSERIEDIFVAMGYAVAEGPEVETEWFNFDALNIGPDHPARGEQDTFFVEGADGSADSGVVLRTHTSPVQIRSLIDREPPVYVICPGRVYRTDELDATHTPVFHQVELLAVDEGLTMADLKGTLDHMVQALFGGEGMKTRLRPNFFPFTEPSAEMDMVCYVCRGESVGNPDRPCRTCSSEGWIELGGCGMVNPKVLAACGVDPEKYSGFAFGFGIERMLMFRHNVEDMRDMVEGDVRFTRPFGTEI
- a CDS encoding PP2C family protein-serine/threonine phosphatase, which translates into the protein MIRTKPRTPRRGAGTRRGPRLRARGPGDGCDERPSATFERPCRRGLRRVLTLGLPAVWGAVAITYKLACPLAQQHGLGARIVTSAVFFAVGTGLIFHVRHALIRELRQIREVAGAAQNVLLRPLPPRIEGLALAAGRLSASHGASVGGDLYEVAATDHGVRVVMGDVRGHGLAAIGTVAAVLGSFREAAHDEPELPQVLRRLERALARHLRERSRTEHPASGAAAPDNPVAEEFVTVLLVEISQDGEVWALNCGHPWPYRLRGRAQEMPGGEPLPPLGPFPLPAELPVQHCGRLLPGDALVLHTDGVADARDGSGRFFPLQAVLGEAARAQPVSPQQVIQAVYARLLRHIGRLPSDDAALLVLRNDRKRVPRQQTETGRCARTMS